One window of Elaeis guineensis isolate ETL-2024a chromosome 11, EG11, whole genome shotgun sequence genomic DNA carries:
- the LOC105054330 gene encoding oleosin 16 kDa, with protein MAEQQPTSQRVVKGVAAATIGGSLLLVSGLTLAGTVIGLAVVTPLLVIVSPVLVPAVIAVFLLVTGFVTSGGLGVAALSVLSWLYKYLTGKRVPGSEQLEQARARLASKARDVKESAQHRSEQAQTS; from the coding sequence ATGGCGGAGCAGCAGCCGACGTCGCAGAGGGTGGTGAAGGGGGTGGCGGCGGCGACCATTGGCGGATCGCTGCTGCTGGTCTCGGGGCTGACGCTGGCGGGGACGGTGATCGGGCTGGCGGTGGTGACGCCGCTGCTGGTCATCGTCAGCCCGGTGCTGGTGCCGGCGGTCATCGCCGTGTTCCTCCTGGTGACGGGCTTCGTCACCTCCGGCGGGTTGGGGGTGGCGGCGCTCTCGGTGCTGTCCTGGTTGTACAAGTACCTCACCGGCAAGCGCGTACCGGGGTCCGAGCAGCTGGAACAAGCACGGGCCCGGCTCGCCTCCAAGGCCCGCGACGTCAAGGAGTCCGCTCAGCACCGCAGCGAGCAGGCCCAGACCTCCTAG